The following proteins come from a genomic window of Oncorhynchus mykiss isolate Arlee chromosome 19, USDA_OmykA_1.1, whole genome shotgun sequence:
- the LOC110497438 gene encoding lysine-specific demethylase 2A-like isoform X3, protein MGSEILERSGTRRRYHDDGISDDEIEGKRTFDLEEKLRSERFTSDRVKRMEGKDLTFEYIQRGGLRDPIIFEKPDGLGIKMPDPDFSVNDVKIFVGSRRMIDVMDVSTQKGIEMSMAQWRRYYETPPSQRDKLYNVISLEFSHTKLENLVQRPTSVDIIDWVDNMWPRHLKERQRDSTNSITDMQYPKVQKYCLMSVQGCYTDFHIDFGGSSVWYHILRGGKVFWLIPPTPQNLELYEDWVLSGKQGDIFLGDKAQDCQRIELKQGYTFMIPSGWIHAVYTPVDTLVFGGNFLHSFNIPMQLNIYSIEDRTRVPAKFRYPFYYEMCWYVLERYLFSLTNTSYLTPDFQKHSLGIGLTRDPSTCESVNGHTQKEDEEEAPPTRGSKPGVKVHLTPFELEGLWNLLGKLESLPSQKNCVPAGIHNAPALLHDIRALLKEHANDIPKLSYTGKPIVKWPTRPSWYQPPPPPPPVARPKLSATVVTPRPQKPASSMSVLRRRRVRCKRCEACVRTECGDCNFCRDMKKFGGPGKLKQTCVLRQCLAPGLPLSVVCELCGEGNQEGGEGPVFALTLMECSNCAQIAHPACLKVTGEGVVNTDLPSCWECPKCVLGITDTEVKGDKNKMLHAKRKSSSYLDGRIAKIYRRGGHSDDSGSDDDDDDDDEDDDDEGSRGGGGGAGRKMSGPRPRGSGSASRRGYGTGRRGIWRGSSHRGAGRGSGLAPHSSLKMRRGRGGLGVGRGDRERGGRVRLRGGTRMQRRRDESEEDDNDDDDDDDDEDDDSEEDPQHHHRHKDHRQRRRRRRTDDEEDDDEDDEEDSSARDLEGEDEDVDDEDEDEEDDENQSDSEPEPPVLLVSDLNDDFLNGSYLTVTLQRPPRAKRHPGSIVPKLEAAMSPRTHGGGPGYVQHKTLGKTRHKNGTVAAGNGLAQPAKNPVGRPPRHRINNPHGDTADRERDTASPSSSDSSASPTPPPHSSHSPSSLLSLPSFKDVGNEKGGEKEVWVAVFLYLSRAELASCMTVCKAWYKWSCDKRLWSGVDVSRCPSLSSQALQGIIKRQPTSLDLSWTPVSKKQITLLIHRLPGLKELMIAGCSWSSMSALSTPSLPCLRTLDLRWAEGVKDTQIRDLVTPPGCDSRSRLRGCVVLRLAGLDISDSTLRLILRHMPLLERLDLAHCGDLTDQSVCLLTAAGTHTRNTLTEINLSGCNKLTDGCLAYLKRASGLALLDLRGCKGVTRRGCEGFISDLSHCVLFCMTEEKLIQRIS, encoded by the exons CGGTCGGGCACGAGGCGGCGCTACCATGACGATGGTATCTCGGACGACGAGATCGAGGGGAAGAGGACCTTTGACCTGGAGGAGAAGTTGAGGAGCGAAAGGTTCACCTCAGACAGGGTGAAACGCATGGAGGGGAAAG ACCTCACGTTTGAGTACATCCAAAGAGGTGGGTTGAGGGACCCGATCATCTTTGAGAAGCCAGACGGACTGGGTATCAA GATGCCAGATCCAGACTTCAGTGTGAATGACGTCAAGATATTTGTTG GCAGCAGACGAATGATCGATGTGATGGATGTGAGCACTCAGAAGGGTATAGAGATGTCTATGGCCCAGTGGCGACGTTACTACGAGACGCCCCCCTCCCAGAGGGACAAACTCTACAACGTCATCAGCCTGGAGTTTAGCCACACCAAACTGGAGAACCTGGTCCAGAGGCCTACATCG GTGGACATCATAgactgggtggacaacatgtGGCCTCGGCAcctgaaggagagacagagagactctaCCAACTCCATCACAGACATGCAGTACCCCAAAGTGCAGAA GTACTGTCTAATGAGTGTGCAGGGCTGCTACACGGACTTCCACATTGACTTCGGAGGTTCCTCGGTCTGGTACCACATACTGCGGGGAGGCAAG GTGTTCTGGCTGATCCCGCCCACGCCTCAGAACCTGGAGCTGTATGAGGACTGGGTGTTGTCAGGGAAACAGGGAGACATTTTCCTGGGAGACAAGGCCCAGGACTGTCAGAGGATAGAGCTGAAGCAGGGCTATACCTTCATGATACCTTCAG GTTGGATCCATGCGGTCTACACTCCAGTGGACACCCTGGTGTTTGGGGGGAACTTTCTCCACAGCTTCAACATCCCCATGCAACTCAACATCTACAGCATCGAGGACAGGACACGg GTACCAGCTAAGTTCCGTTACCCGTTCTACTATGAGATGTGTTGGTACGTGTTGGAGAGATACCTCTTCAGTCTGACCAACACCTCCTACCTCACGCCTGACTTCCAGAAACACTCCCTGGGCATCG gtCTTACGAGAGACCCCTCCACCTGTGAGTCAGTCAACGGCCACACCCagaaggaggatgaagaggaggctcCCCCGACGCGGGGCTCTAAGCccggggtgaaggttcacctgaCGCCCTTTGAGCTGGAGGGGCTGTGGAACCTGCTGGGGAAGCTGGAGTCGCTGCCCTCACAGAAGAACTGTGTCCCGGCGGGCATACACAATGCTCCCGCGCTGCTGCACGACATCAGG GCCCTGCTGAAGGAGCATGCTAATGACATCCCCAAACTGTCCTACACTGGGAAGCCCATCGTCAAGTGGCCCACTAGG CCATCGTGGTACcagcctcctccccctcctcccccggtGGCTCGTCCCAAGCTGTCTGCCACGGTGGTGACCCCGCGACCTCAGAAGCCCGCCTCCTCCATGTCCGTGCTGCGGCGGCGGCGCGTGCGGTGTAAGCGCTGCGAGGCGTGCGTCAGGACGGAGTGCGGGGACTGTAACTTCTGCAGGGACATGAAGAAGTTCGGCGGGCCGGGGAAACTCAAACAGACCTGCGTGCTCCGACAGTGTCTGGcg ccGGGTCTGCCCCTGTCAGTGGTATGTGAGCTCTGTGGAGAGGGgaaccaggagggaggagaggggccaGTCTTCGCCCTCACCCTCATGGAGTGTTCCAACTGTGCCCAGATAGCCCACCCCGCCTGCCTCAAG gtaACAGGGGAGGGTGTGGTGAACACAGATCTGCCCAGCTGCTGGGAGTGTCCAAAATGTGTTCTAGGAATCACCGATACTGAG GTGAAAGGGGACAAGAATAAAATGTTACACGCG aaACGCAAGTCTTCTTCGTATCTCGACGGCCGCATAGCTAAGATCTACCGTCGCGGTGGTCACAGCGATGACTCGGGcagcgatgatgatgatgacgacgatgatgaggatgatgatgatgaaggctCCAGGGGCGGAGGAGGCGGCGCGGGAAGGAAGATGTCCGGACCACGCCCTCGCGGCAGTGGCTCCGCCTCTCGAAGAGGCTACGGGACTGGGAGGCGAGGCATTTGGAGAGGCTCCTCCCATAGAGGGGCAGGCCGTGGGAGTGGGCTGGCCCCTCACTCCTCCCTGAAGATGAGGCGTGGCAGAGGGGGGCTGGGGGTGGGgcgaggggacagggagagaggcgggagagtGCGCCTCCGGGGAGGCACCAGGATGCAGAGACGCAGGGACGAGTCAGAGGAGGACGacaacgatgatgatgatgatgatgacgatgaagaTGACGACAGCGAGGAAGATCCGCAGCATCACCACCGGCATAAAGACCACCGGCAACGCCGCAGGCGGAGGAGAACGGACGACGAAGAAGACGACGATGAAGACGATGAGGAAGACAGCTCGGCCCGGGACCTGGAGGGGGAGGATGAGGACGTGGACGATGAAGACGAGGATGAGGAAGATGACGAGAACCAGTCAGACTCCGAACCAGAGCCTCCTGTTCTCCTGGTGTCTGACCTTAACGACGACTTCCTAAATGGCTCGTACCTGACCGTGACCCTACAGCGCCCTCCAAGGGCTAAACGCCACCCCGGCTCCATCGTACCCAAGCTGGAGGCCGCCATGTCTCCCAGAACCCACGGCGGCGGTCCAGGTTACGTCCAACATAAAACCCTCGGGAAGACGCGGCACAAAAACGGCACGGTCGCCGCCGGCAATGGCCTGGCCCAGCCCGCCAAGAATCCAGTCGGCCGGCCGCCTCGTCACCGTATCAACAATCCCCACGGCGACACagcagacagggagagggacactgcctctccttcctcctcagaCTCCTCGgcctcccccacccctcctccccactcctcccactctccttcctCACTCTTGTCGCTGCCCTCCTTCAAGGATGTAGGAAatgagaaaggaggggagaaggaggtgtgGGTGGCGGTGTTCCTTTACCTGAGCAGAGCCGAGCTGGCTAGCTGTATGACTGTCTGTAAGGCCTGGTACAAATG gaGTTGTGACAAGCGTCTCTGGAGTGGTGTGGATGTATCgcgttgtccctccctctcctcccaggcCCTGCAGGGCATCATCAAACGCCAGCCCACCTCCCTGGACCTCTCCTGGACCCCCGTGTCCAAGAAACAGATCACCCTGCTCATACACCGCCTGccag gtcTGAAGGAGTTGATGATAGCAGGTTGCTCCTGGTCGTCCATGTCAGCCCTGTCCACCCCCAGCCTGCCGTGCCTCCGTACCCTGGACCTGCGCTGGGCAGAGGGGGTCAAAGACACCCAGATCAGGGACCTGGTCACACCACCAG gctgtgACAGTCGGTCCCGGCTGCGTGGCTGTGTGGTGCTGCGTCTAGCCGGCCTGGACATCAGTGACTCCACCCTGAGGCTGATTCTCCGTCACATGCCCCTGCTAGAGCGGCTGGACCTGGCTCACTGCGGAGACCTCACGGACCAGTCCGTCTGCCTGCTCACCGCCGCCGGCACACACACGCGTAACACACTCACGGAGATCAACCTCTCAG gctGTAACAAGCTGACGGACGGCTGTCTGGCGTACCTGAAGAGGGCGTCTGGCCTGGCGCTGCTGGACCTGCGGGGCTGCAAAGGTGTGACGCGGCGGGGCTGTGAGGGCTTCATCTCGGACCTCTCTCACTGCGTCCTGTTCTGTATGACGGAGGAGAAACTCATCCAGAGGATATCGTaa